Below is a window of Cryobacterium sp. PAMC25264 DNA.
CTACTGAACGGCCGAGGTCAGCCGGGCCAGGTTGTCCAGGATCGTCGAACGCAGCGGTTGCTTCATCCACTCGTCGAGGGTGAGCTCCCGGCTGTCGGCCCGGTAGCCGTCTTCCACCTCGCGGAGCGCCTCCACGAAGGAGTGCCCACGCACCATCAGCGATACCTCGAAGTTGAGGCTGAACGAGCGCATGTCCATGTTGCTCGACCCGATCACGGCCACGTCATCGTCGATCGTGAAGTGCTTGGCATGCAGCACGTACGGCGCCTTGTACATGTAGATCTTCACGCCCGCGCGCAGCAGTTCCTCATAGTACGAGCGCTGGGCGTGGTAGACGAGGGCCTGGTCGCCGATCTCGGAGACGAACAACTCCACGTGCAGGCCTCGCTGCACAGCCGTGGTGATCGCGTACATGATCGACTCGTCCGGCACGAAGTACGGGCTCGTGATCACGATGCGTTCCTGCGCGTAGTACAGCAGCGCGAGGAACAGGCGCAGGTTGTTCTCGCCCACGAAACCGGGGCCGCTGGGCACGACCTGGCAGTCGATGGGGTCGGACACATCCTCGGGGTGCACCGGCTCGATGTCTCGGGTGAGCAGCTCGTTGGTCTCGCTGTACCAGTCGGTGATGAAGATGGCGTTCAGGCCCGACACGATGGGGCCCTCGAGCCGCACCATGAGGTCCTTCCACTTGAGTCCGCGGCGGATGTTGGACTTCATGTTGTAGGTGCGGTCGATCACGTTCTGGGACCCCATGAACCCGACCCGGCCGTCCACGATGACGAGCTTGCGGTGGTTGCGAAGGTCAGGTCGTTGCCACTTGCCCTTGAACGGCTGCAGCGGCAACATGAGTTCCCACTTCACGCCCGAGTCCGTCAGGCGCCGCTTGGTCTGCTTGAATCCGGGCTTCCGGGCCGACTGGATGTGGTCCATCAACACCCGCACGGTCACGCCGCGCTTGACCGCGTTCTCCATGGCGTCGAAGAAGCCCGCCGTGGTGTCGTCCAGGGAGAGGATGTAGAACTCCACGTGCACGTACTTGGTCGCCCTGTCGATGTCGGCGGCCATCGCGGCGAGGGTCTCCTCGTAGTTGCCGTGCAGGTGGGCCCGGTTGTCGCCCACCAGCGGCATGGCGCCGAGGTTGCGGTTGAGCTCCACCACGGACTCCAGCCAGCCGGGCCAGGGGTGCTCCCGGGTGACCCGTTCCATGCCCGCGGTGCTGTCGAGGATGAACTGGTTGATTTCCGCCTGCTTCTCGACGCGCTTCTTGGGCAGCGTGCGGAACCCGATCAGCAGGAACAGGAGCGCCCCGAAGTAGGGGATCAGGAAGATCGCCAGCAGCCAGGCCATCCCGGAGGTGGGCCTGCGGTTGCGCGGGACGACGATGATGGCCACGACCCGGATGGCGAAGTCAACAAGGAATGCCACCACGAGGAGGATGGTGGACAGGTCGATTCCGAACACGCTTAGCCGGCCGGTTTGTCGAGGCCGAGCTTGGCCCGTTCTTCGGCTTCGATGCGCGCGTAGGCGTTTCGCTCCGTGCGGTCGGCCCGGATAATGGCACGCATGATGATCCAGAAGATCACACCGACCAGAACGGTGGGCGCGAGCGAAAACAGTGCGTTGGCCCAGAAGTCATCCATAGTCTCTCCAGCCTACGCTGTCCCGCCCCGCCCCCTCCCGCGAGCTGTGACTTAAGCACCAGAATTCCCCGGTTTTGCGTGCTTTTCTCACAGTTCGCGAGGGGGAAGCGGGGTTACTTGACGAGGATGCCCCAGATGCCGGAACCCAGCAGGTACAGGCCGATGCCGCCCACCACGATCCAGATCATGATCCGGTTGGTCGACGGACCCTTCTTGCCGCCGTCGTCGTCGGGCTTCAGCTCGTCCTTGGGCAGAAAAGTCATCATGCGGTCACTTTACCAACGGGAAGAGGATGGTCTCGCGGATGCCGAGGCCGGTGAGAGCCATCAGCAGGCGGTCGATGCCCATTCCCATGCCGCCGGTGGGCGGCATGCCGTGCTCGAGCGCGCGCAGGAACTCCTCGTCCAGGCGCATCGCCTCGGGGTCGCCGCCGGCGGCCAGCCGGGCCTGTTCCACGAAGCGTTCGCGCTGCACGACGGGGTCGACGAGCTCGGAGTAGCCGGTGGCCAGTTCGAAGCCGCGGATGTAGAGGTCCCACTTCTCCACGACGCCATCGATGGACCGGTGCCCGCGCACGAGCGGGCTGGTGTCCACCGGGAAGTCGAGCACGAACGTGGGGCGTACGAGGTCGCCCTTGACGAAGTGCTCCCAGAGTTCCTCGACGTACTTGCCGTGGATCGGGTGGTCGACCTCGACGCCCTCGGCATCGGCCAACACCTGCAGGTCGGCCAGCGGGGTGGCCGGGCTGATGGTCCGCCCCACGGCCGCCGACAGGCTGTCGTACATGCTGATGCGGTCCCACTGACCGCCCAGGTCGTATTCGGTGCCGTCGGCCCAGGTCACGACGTGCGAGCCGCCGGTGATGGCCGCGGCGGCATCCTGGATGAGAGTCTGGGTGAGCTCGGCGATCGAGGTGTAGTCGCCGTAGGCCTCGTAGGCCTCGAGCATGGCGAACTCGGGCGAGTGGGTGGAGTCGGCGCCCTCGTTGCGGAAGTTGCGGTTGATCTCGTAGACCCGGTCGATGCCGCCGACGACGGCGCGCTTGAGGAAGAGCTCCGGGGCGATGCGCAGAAACAGCTCGGTGTCGAAGGCGTTGCTGTGTGTGGAGAACGGCCGGGCGGAGGCGCCGCCGTGCATGGTTTGCAGCATCGGCGTCTCGATCTCGAGGAAGCCGCGCGCGGTGAAGGTCGCGCGCAGGCTCGCGACGGCCTGCGAGCGCTGCACGACGGTGCGGCGGGCCTGGTCGCGGGCGATGAGGTCGAGGTAGCGGCTGCGCACCCGGGTCTCTTCGCTGAGTTCGGAGTGCAGGTTGGGCAGCGGCAGCAGCGCCTTGGCGGCCACCTGCCACTCGGAGACCATGATGGAGAGCTCACCGCGACGGGAGGAGATGACCTCACCGGACACGAAGACGTGGTCGCCGAGGTCGACGAGGTCCTTCCAGGCCGCGAGGGACTCCTCGCCGACGGCGGCGAGCGACACCATGGCCTGGATGCGGCTGCCGTCGCCGGACTGCAGGCTGGCGAAGCACAGCTTGCCGGTGTTGCGCAGGTGCACGATGCGGCCGGCCAGGCCCACCGTGACGCCCGTGGCGGCATCCGCCTCGAGGTCGCCGTATTCGGCGCGCACGGCGGGGATGGTGTGGGTGACGGGCACCGACACCGGGTAGGCGCCACCGCCGGCGTTGGTCGCCGCCTGGTTCAAGCGGTCGCGCTTGGCCATGCGCACGGCCTTTTGCTCGCTCAGCTCGGCCGCTGCGGCCTGGGCGTCCTGCTCGTCGTTGCCGGGAGCGGCGTCGGGGGTGGTGCTCATGCGGTTCTCCGTCGGTGGGCGTGCGCGGGCCGCAGCCAGCGCCTGGGAAAGTCGGTTAGGGAATGTCCAGTGCGATGTTGTCGATGAGCCGGGTGCTGCCGACCACCGCGGCGACCAGCATTCTGGCCGGGCCTCGGTAGTCGTCGGCGACCGGCAGGTAGGTGTGCGGGTGCACGACAACGAGATAGTCCAGTTTAACCAGTGGCTGGGCGCCGATGACCGCGTGCGCCGCCACGATCGCGGCCGGCACGCCGGCCGACGCGGCCTCGGCGGCGGCCGCGAGGCCCACTGACAGCGACCGGGCCGCGTCGCGGGCGGGGTCGTCGAGGTTGCGGTTGCGGCTCGACAGGGCCAGGCCGTTGTCCTCCCGCACGGTGGGAACGACCTCGATGCCGAGCCTGAGGTTGAGGTCGGCGACCATGCGCTCCACAAGGAACACCTGTTGGGCGTCCTTCTGGCCGAACACGGCGATGTCGGGTTCGACGATGTTGAACAGCTTGGCCACCACCGTGAGCATGCCGTCGAAGTGGCCGGGTCGGGCCGCGCCCTCGTACAGGCTGCCGATCGCGCCGGCGGTGACGCGGGTGGAGGACGCTCCGTCCGGGTACATCTCGCGAATCGTGGGCGCGAAGACGAACGCGGCGCCTTCCTCGGCCAGTGCCGCCACATCGGCGTCGAGGGTGCGCGGGTAGGTGTCGAGGTCTTCGTTCACACCGAACTGCAGCGGGTTCACGAAGATGGAGACCACAACGATGGCGCCGAGGTCCGCGGCGCGGCGCACGAGGGCGCGGTGGCCGGCGTGCAGGGCGCCCATCGTGGGCACGAGCACGACATGGGCGTCGCCGCCCTGGGCGGCAACGTTCTGCTTGGCGAGGCAGAGTTGGCCTCGCAGCTCATCGATGGTGTCGATGACTTCTGGCTTGGTGAGCACGGTCACTGGTCCTCCGGGTCGAGCGGGTATGGCAGGTCGAACGGGTGGGGCAAGGTCTCGAGGCCGTCGAGCGGATGCGTGGCTCCGTTGCGGGTGAGCGCGTTCTCGATGGCCGATCGCACAAGCGGCGCGATCACAGCGCCGGGCTGCTCGATGCCGATGCCCTGCAGCAGCCGCGTGGACTGCTCGACGATCGAGGTGGAGAACGCCGTGGCGGTCTCGATGGCCTCGGCGTAGGCGGCGCGGTCGGCTTCGGCCACGATCACCGGCTCACCGCCCATCTCCACTACCAGGGCCTGACCGATCGGCAGCACAGGGGCGGGCGCGGTGACGGCGAAGTAGCTGTCGGCCAGCCGGCTGATGTCCAGGCTGGTCCCGGTGAACGACATGGCCGGGTGGATCGCCAGCGGGATCGCGCCGGAGCGCAGGGCCGGCAGGAGCACATCCGTGCCGTACCGCGCCGAGGTGTGCAGCACCAGCTGGCCGGGCTGCCACGTTCCCGTGGCGGCGAGCCCGGTGACCAGGCTGTCCAGCTGGTCGTCCGGCACGGCGATGATCACGAGTTCGCTTCGCTCCACGACCTCGGGCACCGTGAGCACGGGCACCTGCGGCAGGATCGCCTCGGCCCGGTCGCGGCTGGCCTGGGAAATGGCGGAGATACCCACGAGGGCATGTCCGGCACCGGCGAGGGCCGCGGCGAGGATCGGGCCGACGTGCCCGGCGCCGATGACGCCGATGCCGAGCCGGCCGGGGCGTTGGCTCACCAGGTCACCTCGGTGCTCGGGCCCAGCGGGGTGGTGCCAGGCGGAGCCGCGGCAGGCGGAGCCGCGGCAGGCGGAGCCGCGGCAGGCGGAGCCGCGGCAGGCGGAGCCGCGGCAGGCGGAGCCGCGGCAGGCGGAGCCGCGGCAGGCGGAGCCGCGGCAGGCGGAGCCGCCGCGAGCGGAGCTTCGGGGACGGGAGCAGGGGCGGACGTCTGGTCGGCGACTTGAGCGGTGCGACTCCAGTGGTGGCTGGTGTCGGAGTCGGCCGAGGCGACCGCGCCGGCGGACACTGCCTCGAACAGACGCACGGCTTCGATGCTGTCGATCACGCCGAGCGTCGCGCTGACCGGGCCGGCCACGGTGTGCAGCCTGGCGGTGGCCAGACGCAGCCGTCGCCGGATCGGGCCCTGGTCGATACCGACGCTTTGCAGGCGGGCCAAGGGCACGAGCACGAGGTCCCTGGCCAGCACTCCGCGGCGGAGCAGCGCCACGTCGGCGGCCACCGCGTAGCCGGTGCGCCGCCAGGAGAAGGGCCGGAGCCACGCGGCACGGCGCGGAGCGTTGTGGAAGCCGTCGTCACCGCCGCGGGAGGTGAGGCCACGGTCGATGAGCGCCCGCTGGGCGTCGTCGGAGAAGGCCGGCAGGATCAGCTCGAGCACGCGTTCGACGTCGCCGAGCGACCCGACCGGGAGCACCGTCGTGGCCGCGGCGCCCGCCGCGCCCTCATTGGTGGAGTGCCCGGCCTTGTTGATGCGGATCTGCCACCAGCCGAAGGGGCGCCACAACAGCGGCTGGTTCACCCCCACGGCGTGGATACGCCCGGGAGGCAAGGTCTCGTTGCTCGTGGTGAGCAAGCCGAAGCCCACCCGCACCCCGTCGCTGGTGCCCGCGATGCTGTACCGCAACGACTTGGTGAACCGGGAGAAGTAGTAACCGAGGCTGCCGATCAGGCCGGGGACGATGGCGATGAGCAGCCATTCGCTGCCGCCGACGACCACCGAGGTGATCAGGGCCACCACGCCCACCAGCAGGAACAGGGTGAACCCGCTGAACACTATCGACCCGATCAGTCGCACGATCGGGATGCGCACGACCGACTGCGGCGGCGCGGCATCCGGGTCCAGCTCCGGCGCCAAGAATTCGCCCACCCGTGCGGTGGCGTAGTCCCCGAGCCCCTGCCGGAGCCCGCGCCCGTTCGCCTCGGCGGCACCGGAGCCCTGGACGGGTTCGCCGGGTTCGCCGGGCGACACACGCGGTTGCCGGGCACCGGAGGCCAGCTGCAGGATGTCGCGGCGCAGCCCGTCGGCCAACGCTGAGCCGAGATAGGCCAGTTGCACATTGGCGTCCTGCCCGGCCACGCTCACCTCGAGCTTGGCGGCGCCGAAGAGGCGGGGAATGAGCGGGCGCACGATGTTGACGCCCTGGATGCGGTCCAGCCTCGCCTTCCGGTGGCTGCGGAACAGGATACCGCTGCGCACCTCGACCGACTCGTCGGTCACCCGGAAGGTGTGCATGCGCCACGAGAGGCTGAAGGCGATGAGGATGACCACCAGGATTCCGCCGGCGATGAGGAGGGCCCAGCCCACGACGCCGCGCTCGTAAATGGTGTCCAACGGGTCGCCGGACTCCCGCGGGATGCCGAAGACCAGGTCGACGACTCGTTCGCGGAAGTTGGCGATGACGAACCCGAGCAGGGCGAAGACGAAGATACCGCCGCGTAGCAGCGGGCTCGCGGGATGCAGGCGGTGCCACTCCCCGTCGGCGAGGGAGGTCACAACCCGGCCCGCCGGCTCTCGGCGAGTTCCACGAGACGGTCGCGGAGGGCGTCGGCATCCGCCTCGGCCAGGCCGGGGATGGCCACACCGGACGAGGCCGCTGCGGTGACGAACTTGAGGTCGGCCAGGCCGAGCAAACGGGCGACCGGGCCGCGGGTGATGTCCACGAGCTGCATGCGACCATACGGCACCGAGACGAAGCGCTGGTACATGATGCCGCGGCGGAAGAGCAGGTCGTCCGCACGCAGCTGATAGCCGATCGAGCGCACCCGGCGGGGCTCGAGCACGAGGGAGATCAGGGTGATGAGGGCGACGAGACCACCCACCCAGAGCGCCCAGTCCTGTTCGAGCACCAGCCAGAGAAAACCGGTGACCGCGCAGACGATGAGCAGGAACACGATGGTGCCCACGATCTCGACCATGACGTACTTGGGTGACACGCGCTTCCACTCGCCGGCCTCTGGGAGGTTCAGTCGTGCTCCAACCGGCGGAACCGGCATCGGCGCGATCTCGCCGCCGAGGTTGTCAGGCATGGGCTGCTCCGCCATTGTTCGGTCCCCCGTTGTCGTGATCGTGGTCGTCGTCCGGCGGGAGTGTGCAGAAGTGCTCCGCCACGAGACCGCCCGCCAGGA
It encodes the following:
- the panC gene encoding pantoate--beta-alanine ligase, with translation MLTKPEVIDTIDELRGQLCLAKQNVAAQGGDAHVVLVPTMGALHAGHRALVRRAADLGAIVVVSIFVNPLQFGVNEDLDTYPRTLDADVAALAEEGAAFVFAPTIREMYPDGASSTRVTAGAIGSLYEGAARPGHFDGMLTVVAKLFNIVEPDIAVFGQKDAQQVFLVERMVADLNLRLGIEVVPTVREDNGLALSSRNRNLDDPARDAARSLSVGLAAAAEAASAGVPAAIVAAHAVIGAQPLVKLDYLVVVHPHTYLPVADDYRGPARMLVAAVVGSTRLIDNIALDIP
- the lysS gene encoding lysine--tRNA ligase; amino-acid sequence: MSTTPDAAPGNDEQDAQAAAAELSEQKAVRMAKRDRLNQAATNAGGGAYPVSVPVTHTIPAVRAEYGDLEADAATGVTVGLAGRIVHLRNTGKLCFASLQSGDGSRIQAMVSLAAVGEESLAAWKDLVDLGDHVFVSGEVISSRRGELSIMVSEWQVAAKALLPLPNLHSELSEETRVRSRYLDLIARDQARRTVVQRSQAVASLRATFTARGFLEIETPMLQTMHGGASARPFSTHSNAFDTELFLRIAPELFLKRAVVGGIDRVYEINRNFRNEGADSTHSPEFAMLEAYEAYGDYTSIAELTQTLIQDAAAAITGGSHVVTWADGTEYDLGGQWDRISMYDSLSAAVGRTISPATPLADLQVLADAEGVEVDHPIHGKYVEELWEHFVKGDLVRPTFVLDFPVDTSPLVRGHRSIDGVVEKWDLYIRGFELATGYSELVDPVVQRERFVEQARLAAGGDPEAMRLDEEFLRALEHGMPPTGGMGMGIDRLLMALTGLGIRETILFPLVK
- a CDS encoding PH domain-containing protein → MTSLADGEWHRLHPASPLLRGGIFVFALLGFVIANFRERVVDLVFGIPRESGDPLDTIYERGVVGWALLIAGGILVVILIAFSLSWRMHTFRVTDESVEVRSGILFRSHRKARLDRIQGVNIVRPLIPRLFGAAKLEVSVAGQDANVQLAYLGSALADGLRRDILQLASGARQPRVSPGEPGEPVQGSGAAEANGRGLRQGLGDYATARVGEFLAPELDPDAAPPQSVVRIPIVRLIGSIVFSGFTLFLLVGVVALITSVVVGGSEWLLIAIVPGLIGSLGYYFSRFTKSLRYSIAGTSDGVRVGFGLLTTSNETLPPGRIHAVGVNQPLLWRPFGWWQIRINKAGHSTNEGAAGAAATTVLPVGSLGDVERVLELILPAFSDDAQRALIDRGLTSRGGDDGFHNAPRRAAWLRPFSWRRTGYAVAADVALLRRGVLARDLVLVPLARLQSVGIDQGPIRRRLRLATARLHTVAGPVSATLGVIDSIEAVRLFEAVSAGAVASADSDTSHHWSRTAQVADQTSAPAPVPEAPLAAAPPAAAPPAAAPPAAAPPAAAPPAAAPPAAAPPAAAPPAAAPPGTTPLGPSTEVTW
- a CDS encoding Rossmann-like and DUF2520 domain-containing protein, which produces MSQRPGRLGIGVIGAGHVGPILAAALAGAGHALVGISAISQASRDRAEAILPQVPVLTVPEVVERSELVIIAVPDDQLDSLVTGLAATGTWQPGQLVLHTSARYGTDVLLPALRSGAIPLAIHPAMSFTGTSLDISRLADSYFAVTAPAPVLPIGQALVVEMGGEPVIVAEADRAAYAEAIETATAFSTSIVEQSTRLLQGIGIEQPGAVIAPLVRSAIENALTRNGATHPLDGLETLPHPFDLPYPLDPEDQ
- the cls gene encoding cardiolipin synthase, producing the protein MDLSTILLVVAFLVDFAIRVVAIIVVPRNRRPTSGMAWLLAIFLIPYFGALLFLLIGFRTLPKKRVEKQAEINQFILDSTAGMERVTREHPWPGWLESVVELNRNLGAMPLVGDNRAHLHGNYEETLAAMAADIDRATKYVHVEFYILSLDDTTAGFFDAMENAVKRGVTVRVLMDHIQSARKPGFKQTKRRLTDSGVKWELMLPLQPFKGKWQRPDLRNHRKLVIVDGRVGFMGSQNVIDRTYNMKSNIRRGLKWKDLMVRLEGPIVSGLNAIFITDWYSETNELLTRDIEPVHPEDVSDPIDCQVVPSGPGFVGENNLRLFLALLYYAQERIVITSPYFVPDESIMYAITTAVQRGLHVELFVSEIGDQALVYHAQRSYYEELLRAGVKIYMYKAPYVLHAKHFTIDDDVAVIGSSNMDMRSFSLNFEVSLMVRGHSFVEALREVEDGYRADSRELTLDEWMKQPLRSTILDNLARLTSAVQ
- a CDS encoding PH domain-containing protein; protein product: MPVPPVGARLNLPEAGEWKRVSPKYVMVEIVGTIVFLLIVCAVTGFLWLVLEQDWALWVGGLVALITLISLVLEPRRVRSIGYQLRADDLLFRRGIMYQRFVSVPYGRMQLVDITRGPVARLLGLADLKFVTAAASSGVAIPGLAEADADALRDRLVELAESRRAGL